In Drosophila willistoni isolate 14030-0811.24 chromosome XR unlocalized genomic scaffold, UCI_dwil_1.1 Seg144, whole genome shotgun sequence, one DNA window encodes the following:
- the LOC6639124 gene encoding heat shock protein 26: protein MSLSQLISLVDEMQEPRSPMYEFGLGMHQPRYLQSWVTPHRLAVNEHGCPCASPVCPVSPAAQILAKRQRNRELAKHTLEHWPLYPQVGKDGFQVCMDVSQFKPSELNVKIVDNKTIVVEGKHEEREDEHGHIMRHFVRRYKVPDGYEADRVASSLSSDGVLNIVIPKPQPITDNTKERTIQIQQVGPAHLNIKQNRPEDSDKEVKTKATNGSAKQ, encoded by the coding sequence ATGTCATTATCTCAACTGATTTCCTTGGTCGATGAAATGCAGGAGCCACGCAGCCCAATGTACGAATTTGGCTTGGGCATGCATCAGCCTCGTTACCTTCAGAGCTGGGTTACTCCCCACCGTCTGGCAGTTAACGAGCATGGTTGCCCATGTGCTTCCCCAGTTTGTCCTGTGTCTCCGGCGGCTCAAATCTTGGCTAAACGTCAGCGAAACCGTGAATTGGCAAAGCACACTCTGGAGCACTGGCCGCTTTATCCCCAGGTGGGAAAAGATGGCTTTCAGGTGTGCATGGATGTATCGCAGTTTAAGCCGAGTGAATTGAACGTTAAAATTGTGGACAACAAAACCATCGTCGTTGAGGGAAAGCACGAGGAGCGTGAGGATGAACATGGCCACATTATGCGCCATTTTGTTCGCCGCTACAAGGTCCCGGATGGTTATGAAGCTGATAGAGTGGCCTCCTCTTTATCGTCAGATGGTGTTCTCAACATCGTCATACCCAAACCTCAGCCCATTACGGACAACACCAAGGAGCGAACCATTCAAATTCAACAGGTGGGACCAGCACATTTGAATATCAAGCAGAACCGTCCCGAAGATAGTGACAAGGAGGTCAAAACCAAGGCTACAAACGGCAGTGCCAAGCAGTAG
- the LOC26530285 gene encoding retinin has translation MTKMSLPVLAIVLVFLGASQAATTLEWPSNLVALSSSKSSQLVPVAGQDSGELSDSSTSSAVGSVEAEEEDLNQSPSNNSDAADETETVLPGLVSAVPVSVPLPLIVAARSGLRTVLTIQEPTVAKVGEVVQHIPTAISHQSQTVVHDHRRLVTPIVAPALRTTQVVRQRAPLIWTVASSDPRVLLLHN, from the exons ATGACTAAAATG TCTTTGCCTGTTCTTGCCATTGTGTTGGTCTTCCTCGGAGCTTCACAAGCAGCCACCACTTTAGAATGGCCTTCTAATCTTGTGGCTCTCAGCTCGTCCAAGTCATCGCAACTTGTGCCTGTTGCAGGCCAAGATTCAGGGGAGTTGTCTGATAGTAGTACTTCTAGTGCCGTCGGTTCTGTTGAAGCCGAGGAAGAGGACCTTAACCAATCCCCTTCTAATAACAGTGATGCCGCCGatgaaactgaaactgtttTGCCTGGCTTAGTCTCAGCAGTACCGGTCTCTGTACCCCTGCCCCTCATTGTGGCTGCACGATCGGGCTTACGTACAGTACTGACAATCCAAGAGCCAACGGTAGCCAAAGTGGGAGAAGTAGTTCAACATATCCCTACTGCTATTTCCCATCAAAGTCAAACTGTAGTTCACGATCATCGTCGTCTAGTCACACCGATTGTTGCCCCGGCATTGCGAACCACCCAAGTAGTTCGTCAACGTGCGCCGTTGATATGGACTGTTGCTTCTTCCGATCCCCGCGTGCTTTTGCTACACAACTAA
- the LOC26529760 gene encoding uncharacterized protein LOC26529760 has protein sequence MRSIALTSFLALSYCTVVIQAATILHGNRDFGAISHQSFTRLSSSAASSSTSTSSTPLILRIVNAVPAQPQLHHFYPKEDAKEEQITERHTPAHLTYSARPVVHQMVPRVKPVRNISFASLVPGPRSLTIKTTQNHHHNNLYPV, from the coding sequence CGCTAAGCTATTGTACGGTTGTAATCCAAGCGGCCACAATACTGCACGGAAACAGGGATTTTGGAGCTATTTCTCATCAGAGCTTTACACGTTTATCCTCGTCAGCGGCATCATCGTCCACGTCGACGTCCTCGACACCGTTAATCCTTCGCATTGTCAATGCAGTACCGGCACAACCGCAGCTACATCACTTCTACCCAAAGGAGGACGCGAAGGAGGAGCAAATAACTGAGCGTCACACTCCCGCGCATCTCACTTATTCGGCTCGACCTGTTGTCCATCAGATGGTACCGCGGGTTAAGCCAGTGAGAAATATAAGTTTCGCCTCCCTAGTACCTGGACCACGCAGCCTGACAATAAAGACAACTCAGAATCATCACCATAATAATTTGTACCCAGTGTAG
- the LOC6638562 gene encoding trimeric intracellular cation channel type 1B.1 produces the protein MNAQLILKQFPSHILFRILHYSLITLQLRDELEGGAPFGKRGTLAPRSSLEWQPLSLWLANILMTYSGDILGNLFLGTLPLEPLCNAHDVLFCSFIWYIIFFCPLDLGHAVARTVTFRVLAATMTAISQVVIIEKGVQLAGSVYGNASIPMLVAGTIMGSGAELLRPVASLLINKCQGNNHAYVKLSTNSKLALMISWLYVLETNHNHLILGLTRHQLQGYLLILLITFKYLSLAYRTDHLIWLIESRICYTFFGGLYSDLSKFFNRQTASPGDEIRRRRWAFKKFD, from the exons ATGAACGCTCAGTTAATACTCAAGCAGTTCCCCAGTCATATATTATTCAGGATTCTGCATTATTCGCTGATAACCCTGCAACTACGCGACGAATTAGAAGGGGGTGCACCATTTGGAAAAAGAGGGACACTAGCACCGCGTAGTTCACTGGAGTGGCAGCCACTTTCCTTGTGGTTAGCCAATATTTTGATGACTTATTCGGGAGACATATTGGGTAATCTTTTCCTTGGCACGCTACCTTTGGAACCTCTTTGCAATGCTCACGATGTGCTTTTCTGTTCCTTTATTTG GTACATCATCTTCTTCTGTCCCTTGGATTTGGGTCATGCAGTGGCCCGTACAGTTACATTTCGTGTCCTAGCTGCCACTATGACGGCCATTAGCCAAGTTGTGATCATTGAAAAGGGTGTTCAGCTAGCGGGAAGTGTATACGGCAATGCTTCCATTCCAATGCTGGTAGCGGGAACCATTATGGGTAGTGGAGCAGAACTCCTAAGGCCGGTGGCATCGCTTTTAATTAATAAGTGTCAGGGCAACAATCACGCCTATGTCAAATTGAGCAC CAACTCAAAGCTGGCTCTAATGATTTCCTGGCTTTATGTGCTCGAGACTAATCACAATCATTTGATTTTAGGTCTGACTCGTCATCAATTGCAGGGTTATTTACTGATTCTCTTAATCACCTTCAAGTATTTGTCATTGGCCTATCGAACTGACCATTTAATCTGGCTAATCGAATCCCGTATATGTTACACTTTTTTCGGTGGCTTATATTCAGATttaagcaaattttttaatcgTCAAACGGCGTCGCCTGGTGATGAAATCAGACGGCGACGTTGGGCGTTTaagaaatttgattga
- the LOC6639122 gene encoding heat shock protein 22 — translation MRSLPMFLRMAEELSRMPRLSSPIQAFFHEPPMWSVGIPRWQQISRWQEQEFAPPSKITKEGYQVTLDVKDYNELNVKVVDDSVVLVEGKTEQKMNDDCGYSSRHFLRRFVLPEGYDADQVTSSLSSDGVLTINVPNPPSVQEAIKERIVPIQNTGEPAIKAKKQKPVEEEGVEKNA, via the coding sequence ATGCGATCGTTACCCATGTTCCTGCGGATGGCCGAGGAGTTGTCTCGTATGCCGCGTCTCTCGTCGCCTATTCAGGCATTCTTCCATGAGCCACCTATGTGGAGTGTCGGCATTCCACGTTGGCAACAGATTTCTCGCTGGCAGGAGCAGGAGTTCGCTCCTCCTTCAAAAATAACCAAGGAAGGCTACCAGGTGACACTCGATGTGAAGGACTACAATGAACTGAATGTGAAGGTAGTGGATGATAGTGTTGTCCTTGTTGAAGGCAAAACAGAGCAAAAAATGAATGATGACTGTGGCTACAGTTCCCGTCACTTTTTGCGAAGATTTGTTTTACCTGAAGGATATGATGCGGATCAAGTAACCTCCTCTTTGAGTAGCGATGGAGTGCTGACCATTAATGTGCCCAATCCACCGTCGGTTCAAGAAGCAATCAAGGAGCGCATAGTACCTATTCAAAATACTGGAGAACCAGCCATCAaagccaaaaagcaaaagcctGTGGAAGAGGAAGGTGTGGAAAAGAATGCATAA
- the LOC6638560 gene encoding uncharacterized protein LOC6638560 → MRIRNSTLALLLVVSFLGSVTFATESNWGNEWAPMNSDSMLSRRSAENTPSESQGRNYAVYEQQKISSNDTQIDTIIDQLINSRREGRQLGEYDAVYADGNIDQALQQGNDMQARNLIRDKLCGLGLMSCDDIEEKRPFYSTIYAQGPPPPSGSFGGPYGPPKPMPPPSYFNGRPPMGPNSLNSFGPPRKVGYEGPYKPIMSGPYRPSGPGYLEHPPPSAIDGSSSDGIIYSKPPPGALIYDSKPPGPIYPIGQSGGPVFNGGAASPPYNFENAEGIQGASSSLNGFYSQQQSSSSSSTATSSSNKVVVGAPVDAGLQQHVHHHYHHVEGNDGGIGAVKVPSVPIPIGSGQTINTDFSALAQSSATYTPQAAPTSGFTQSNAFNAGFNSASEGGLLSQNGFGSGLSQKPNGDIYKPSSGLGSFGSNSGFIQNGQNGQNGFGVSPSNSYHSQNPDYYKKELQNGGASGNYNGLSGGYGQYGQGAYDTSRQQIVDCQCVPIAQCPAADRIGRKDDLILAIDPRNLGKEIEALSDDSTNTTVKAEAKADEGKKKTNEDNEEKKRSRRQAEEANKDEDTSDLSLDAQGRQAPLLGQSPLALPALQAIELIQRKVLPTYGVSFGLPYPTSGSYGGYPANVLGDYYPAQNPHFGSVGPNGLNLGLVNVNPLVSVQVAKTDYGEKVVKPLVNLHVTPNANLIQKVGDLFKRKPTETYNTHYHHHDHYNAGYEHQHHEHYGGGHFNVEMVPSTPIFEYHSPSPPHYQHLHESFPYQSSFNDIYPSNSGPDFEYGSGSFGNYGEYSQHLERSVNVSETQPISVIQPSRRGKQLNLGALHNVPTPAPGDAAGSDRITFPHDRRRRSISEHDEEERAYYGNRPVEKTCRINEVCCRRPLRPQALSSQLGRCGVRNAAGITGRIKNPVYVDGDSEFGEYPWHVAILKKDPKESIYACGGTLIDAQHIISAAHCIKSQNGFDLRVRLGEWDVNHDVEFFPYIERDVVSVHIHPEYYAGTLDNDLAVLKLDHPVDFTKNPHISPACLPDKYSDFTNARCWTTGWGKDAFGEHGKYQNILKEVDVPILSHHQCEAQLKNTRLGYNYKLNPGFICAGGEEGKDACKGDGGGPLVCERNGVWNVVGVVSWGIGCGQVNVPGVYVKVSAYLPWIQQITQSYQ, encoded by the exons ATGAGAATAAGGAACAGCACCTTGGCACTACTGTTAGTAGTGTCTTTTCTAGGCTCTGTCACTTTTGCCACAGAGTCGAATTGGGGCAATGAATGGGCTCCTATGAATAGTGATTCCATGTTAAGTAGACGCTCTGCAGAAAACACACCAAGCGAGTCACAAGGACGCAACTATGCCGTATATGAACAACAGAAAATCAGCTCAAACGACACCCAAATTGATACCATAATCGATCAATTGATTAACTCTCGTCGAGAAGGTCGCCAATTGGGTGAATACGATGCCGTTTATGCCGATGGTAACATTGATCAAGCTCTGCAGCAGGGAAATGATATGCAGGCGCGCAACTTGATTCGTGACAAACTTTGCGGCCTAGGCCTGATGAGCTGCGACGATATAGAAGAGAAACGCCCGTTCTACTCGACTATCTATGCCCAGGGTCCACCACCACCGTCTGGTAGTTTTGGAGGACCATATGGACCACCTAAGCCTATGCCACCCCCGAGCTATTTTAATGGACGTCCACCAATGGGACCAAACTCATTGAATTCCTTTGGACCGCCACGCAAGGTAGGCTACGAAGGCCCTTACAAACCCATAATGTCAGGACCTTATAGACCAAGCGGACCCGGCTATTTGGAGCACCCGCCACCATCGGCTATTGATGGCAGTTCATCAGATGGTATTATCTACTCCAAACCACCACCAGGTGCCTTAATCTATGACAGCAAACCTCCTGGACCCATTTACCCCATAGGACAAAGTGGTGGGCCTGTTTTTAATGGCGGTGCAGCATCTCCTCCTTACAACTTTGAGAACGCCGAGGGAATTCAAGGAGCCAGTTCCTCTCTAAATGGTTTTTACTCACAGCAACAGTCCAGTTCCTCATCTTCGACAGCTACTTCCTCTAGCAACAAAGTTGTGGTTGGAGCTCCAGTTGATGCAGGTCTTCAGCAGCATGTTCATCATCACTACCATCATGTGGAAGGTAATGATGGTGGTATCGGTGCTGTCAAGGTGCCAAGTGTGCCTATACCAATTGGCTCTGGTCAGACCATCAATACGGATTTCAGTGCCCTGGCCCAATCCTCAGCCACGTACACACCTCAGGCTGCCCCGACGTCTGGCTTTACTCAATCAAATGCCTTTAACGCTGGATTTAATAGTGCCTCCGAGGGTGGACTTTTATCTCAAAACGGTTTTGGTAGTGGTCTATCCCAGAAACCTAATGGTGATATCTATAAGCCCTCATCTGGCTTAGGTAGCTTTGGTAGTAACTCAGGCTTTATTCAAAATGGTCAAAATGGTCAAAATGGATTTGGAGTCTCGCCTAGTAATAGCTATCACAGCCAAAATCCCGATTACTACAAGAAAGAgcttcaaaatggcggcgcCTCTGGTAACTACAATGGCCTTTCCGGCGGTTATGGTCAGTATGGACAAGGTGCCTATGACACTTCTCGGCAGCAGATTGTCGATTGCCAATGTGTTCCGATCGCACAGTGTCCGGCAGCCGATCGAATTGGGCGTAAAGACGACCTTATTCTGGCCATTGACCCGCGTAATTTGGGCAAGGAAATCGAAGCTTTGAGTGATGATTCCACAAACACCACTGTTAAGGCCGAAGCGAAAGCTGAtgaaggaaaaaagaaaacaaacgaAGACAATGAAGAAAAGAAACGATCCCGCCGTCAAGCCGAGGAAGCCAACAAAGATGAAGACACCAGTGATCTGTCTCTAGATGCTCAAGGG CGTCAAGCTCCATTGCTGGGCCAATCTCCTCTAGCCCTGCCAGCTCTTCAAGCCATAGAGTTAATTCAACGCAAAGTGCTGCCCACCTACGGTGTTAGCTTTGGTTTGCCATACCCCACGTCCGGGAGCTATGGCGGTTATCCGGCCAATGTTCTGGGTGATTATTACCCAGCACAAAATCCACATTTCGGTTCTGTTGGACCAAATGGCTTAAACTTGGGTCTTGTCAATGTAAATCCATTGGTATCCGTTCAAGTAGCCAAGACGGATTACGGTGAAAAGGTGGTCAAGCCACTTGTAAATTTACATGTCACCCCCAATGCGAATCTCATACAGAAAGTGGGTGACCTCTTTAAAAGAAAGCCAACTGAGACTTATAACACACACTATCATCACCATGATCACTACAATGCGGGCTATGAGCATCAGCATCATGAGCATTACGGCGGCGGACACTTCAATGTCGAAATGGTGCCCAGTACACCAATATTTGAATATCACAGTCCTTCACCGCCGCATTACCAGCATCTCCATGAGAGTTTTCCGTATCAAAGTTCATTTAACGACATATATCCATCGAATTCGGGTCCAGACTTTGAATATGGCTCTGGCAGTTTTGGCAATTATGGGGAATACTCCCAACATTTGGAACGCAGTGTGAATGTGTCCGAAACCCAACCGATCTCGGTAATACAGCCAAGTCGCCGGGGCAAACAGTTGAACTTGGGTGCTCTACATAACGTGCCAACTCCGGCGCCAGGTGATGCAGCTGGCAGCGATCGCATTACATTTCCCCATGACCGTAGACGAAGGAGCATTAGTGAGCATGACGAGGAGGAA CGTGCCTACTACGGAAATCGTCCGGTCGAGAAGACTTGTCGTATTAACGAGGTCTGCTGCCGACGCCCACTTCGTCCTCAAGCCCTATCTTCCCAACTTGGACGTTGTGGCGTTAGGAATGCCGCTGGCATCACTGGAAGAATCAAGAACCCCGTTTATGTCGATGGAGACAGTGAATTCGGTGAATATCCTTGGCATGTGGCCATTTTGAAAAAGGATCCCAAGGAATCGATATATGCCTGCGGTGGTACACTAATTGATGCTCAGCACATTATCTCAGCAGCCCATTGTATTAAATC CCAAAACGGTTTCGATCTACGCGTGCGCCTGGGAGAATGGGATGTTAACCATGATGTTGAATTTTTCCCCTACATTGAACGTGATGTGGTCTCAGTTCACATTCACCCCGAGTACTATGCTGGCACATTGGACAACGATTTAGCCGTCCTCAAGTTGGACCACCCGGTGGACTTTACGAAAAACCCACACATTAGCCCCGCCTGTCTGCCCGATAAGTACTCCGATTTCACCAATGCCCGTTGCTGGACCACTGGTTGGGGTAAGGACGCTTTCGGAGAGCATGGCAAATACCAGAATATCTTGAAAGAAGTAGATGTTCCAATACTATCGCATCACCAGTGCGAAGCCCAGCTAAAGAATACCCGATTGGGCTATAACTATAAACTAAATCCAGGATTCATTTGTGCTGGCGGTGAGGAAGGCAAGGATGCCTGCAAGGGAGACGGAGGCGGTCCATTAGTATGTGAACGTAACGGTGTTTGGAACGTTGTCGGTGTTGTTTCCTGGGGCATTGGATGCGGTCAAGTAAATGTTCCTGGAGTCTACGTCAAAGTGTCGGCCTACCTTCCTTGGATTCAACAAATCACCCAGAGCTATCAATGA
- the LOC6638561 gene encoding dosage compensation protein dpy-30, which translates to MSSKQSPRKLKNTKPEKSKKDVNPFKPTPLSVYPGECASIQKAKMMTRNTSEKLEAQNCNRPKNYSTPAEKRSYLELKVTPVLMEGMLGLARDQPTDPVSYLEEYWLKEQHKCNINLTQNSI; encoded by the coding sequence ATGTCGAGCAAGCAAAGTCCTCGAAAActgaaaaacacaaaaccggaaaaatcaaaaaaagacGTAAACCCCTTTAAACCAACACCATTATCGGTGTACCCTGGGGAATGTGCTTCTATCCAAAAAGCCAAGATGATGACAAGAAATACATCGGAAAAGCTGGAGGCGCAAAATTGCAATAGGCCCAAAAATTACAGCACACCCGCTGAGAAGCGCTCATACTTGGAATTAAAGGTGACACCCGTTTTGATGGAAGGTATGCTGGGATTGGCACGTGATCAGCCCACAGATCCAGTTTCGTATTTAGAGGAATACTGGCTAAAGGAACAACATAAGTGTAACATTAACCTGACACAGAATTCAATCTAG
- the LOC6639123 gene encoding heat shock protein 27, with the protein MALVPTTYRDLSREFDRQLPIRRLYQPHDFQLYPYLWDDPRVWWPNQSDSLRPLDELVTRRVRNQLIQSTSPYEWAYPMRWDNYYSGERVHVDEKGFRIDIDVRQFRPHEIVVKTNDDYIIVQGNHSKRNEGPNGLVERHFVRKYLLPRGYNANEVISDISSDGILTIKAPPPPPAKYYTPGERLVRVHETGKLALPWK; encoded by the coding sequence ATGGCTCTGGTTCCCACCACATATCGAGATCTTTCGCGAGAATTCGACAGACAGTTACCAATCCGACGTCTGTATCAACCTCATGATTTCCAGCTCTATCCCTATCTTTGGGATGACCCGCGTGTCTGGTGGCCGAATCAAAGTGACTCTCTACGCCCTTTGGATGAGCTTGTAACACGCCGAGTTAGAAATCAATTGATACAATCAACTTCTCCCTATGAGTGGGCGTATCCCATGCGCTGGGATAACTACTATTCAGGAGAACGTGTACATGTAGATGAAAAGGGCTTTCGCATTGACATTGATGTAAGGCAATTTCGCCCACACGAAATTGTAGTGAAGACCAACGATGATTATATCATAGTCCAGGGCAATCACAGCAAACGGAATGAAGGCCCAAATGGTTTAGTAGAGCGACATTTTGTGCGTAAATATCTATTGCCCAGGGGCTACAATGCGAACGAAGTGATCTCCGACATATCTAGCGACGGCATTCTAACCATAAAggcaccaccgccgccgccagcTAAATACTACACTCCTGGAGAGCGTCTGGTGCGTGTGCATGAGACAGGAAAATTGGCCCTTCCTTGGAAATAG
- the LOC6639127 gene encoding heat shock protein 27: MSIIPLLNLARELDHEFRSSEDHFLDDDFGFGVHAQELFHRPRLMLPHYGAGGMGIGRRRYLPYDRSHHHHPHHQLVPRRRSSGGQNSLLPAIGKDGFQVCMDVSQFKPNELSVKVVDKTVVVEGKHEEREDGHGLIQRHFVRKYTLPKDFDPNDVVSTVSSDGVLTLKAPPPPTKEQSKPERIVQIQQTGPAHLSVKAPPPNPLESATAEGKTENGGGGEKMELGK, from the coding sequence ATGTCTATTATACCACTCTTAAATTTGGCCCGAGAGCTGGACCATGAATTTCGCTCAAGTGAGGATCACTTTCTGGATGATGACTTCGGGTTTGGCGTCCATGCTCAAGAGCTCTTCCATCGTCCACGCCTGATGTTGCCTCACTATGGTGCTGGGGGAATGGGAATTGGTCGTCGTCGCTACTTGCCCTATGACCGaagccatcatcatcatccccATCATCAGTTGGTGCCACGTCGCAGGTCTTCTGGGGGCCAGAACTCTCTATTGCCGGCTATTGGCAAAGATGGCTTTCAGGTGTGCATGGATGTGTCGCAGTTCAAGCCCAACGAACTGAGCGTCAAAGTTGTAGATAAAACTGTCGTGGTGGAGGGCAAGCACGAAGAGCGAGAGGATGGCCATGGTCTCATTCAGCGACATTTCGTTCGCAAATATACGTTGCCGAAGGACTTTGATCCCAATGACGTGGTCTCCACGGTATCTTCGGATGGGGTACTAACACTTAAGGCACCCCCGCCACCTACTAAAGAACAGTCGAAACCAGAACGCATTGTGCAGATCCAACAAACCGGTCCTGCGCATTTAAGTGTCAAGGCCCCGCCGCCAAATCCCTTGGAGAGTGCAACAGCCGAGGgaaagactgaaaatggcggcgGCGGAGAAAAAATGGAGTTGGGCAAGTAA
- the LOC6639126 gene encoding heat shock protein 23: protein MANIPMLFNLADDLGRLSMVPFYEPFYCQRRHNPYLSLAAAPFEQQLQQLEKQVGGIPEAPVSRVGKDGFQVCLDVSHFKPSELSVKVQDNSILVEGKHEERADDHGYITRHFVRRYKMPEGYESDKVASTLSSDGVLTVSVPKPPAIEDKANERIVQIQQVGPAHLNVKANGKDESEQQDNGNDK from the coding sequence ATGGCAAACATCCCAATGTTGTTTAACCTGGCCGACGATTTAGGACGTCTTTCCATGGTTCCTTTCTACGAGCCATTCTACTGTCAGCGGCGGCATAATCCTTACCTTTCCCTAGCAGCCGCTCCATTTGAGCAACAGTTGCAGCAATTGGAAAAGCAAGTGGGAGGCATACCCGAGGCACCAGTTTCTAGAGTGGGCAAGGATGGCTTCCAGGTGTGCTTGGACGTGTCCCATTTTAAGCCTAGTGAGCTGAGTGTTAAGGTACAAGACAATTCCATCCTCGTCGAGGGCAAACATGAGGAGCGAGCGGATGACCATGGTTATATTACACGGCATTTCGTGCGCCGCTACAAGATGCCAGAGGGCTATGAGTCCGACAAAGTGGCCTCAACTCTATCCTCTGATGGAGTCCTCACTGTATCTGTGCCGAAGCCACCGGCCATTGAAGATAAGGCCAATGAACGCATTGTCCAGATCCAGCAAGTAGGCCCAGCTCATCTGAACGTAAAAGCCAATGGCAAAGACGAATCTGAACAGCAGGATAATGGCAACGATAAATAG
- the LOC6639125 gene encoding heat shock protein 67B1: MSLIPFILDLAEELNDFNRSVAMDVDDVGFGMYPLEQLAAASAPTQQQSRLGMRLGGGNPNSTSSSVIWVPVKGQSQQQQQQHRHHPYNRVAGAKTACCNKSIIELERDLLKASYNTAPSSSTSALGSSKSSHSVVNRNGFQVSMNVKQFAAAELSVKTIDNCIVVEGQHDEKEDGHGVISRHFIRKYILPKGYDPVDVHSTLSSDGILTVKASPPPPPVVKGGGERIVDIQQTKSVEQVVASTIPAPTPTLTSTTAATASIAAASEPKPKNIVAPVLESNGNAIEKGLESANAMGNDAADEFKAATKETEEAAVVETTSTTISNAKNGDFEKKLETVSMNMEVEAAVEAVKEAVSSEDTPTSNPIPTLKPTPISTPSPITVEPDSNANNVEVSSNNGNTNTKDAQDAAKDTAKADEAASNPVPSPETLEKPLLKGAEELAAQDAAILLAKNNPVATTAGENGSKPEELTK; this comes from the coding sequence ATGTCGCTAATACCCTTCATACTCGATCTGGCCGAGGAGCTCAATGACTTCAACCGTAGCGTAGCTATGGACGTAGATGATGTGGGTTTCGGTATGTATCCCTTGGAGCAGCTGGCCGCTGCATCCGCACCCACACAGCAGCAATCACGCTTGGGAATGCGCCTCGGTGGGGGGAATCCAAACTCTACGTCATCTTCGGTGATTTGGGTGCCTGTAAAAGGGCagtcgcagcagcagcagcagcagcatcgcCATCACCCATATAACCGTGTGGCTGGAGCCAAGACTGCCTGTTGTAATAAGTCTATTATAGAGTTGGAAAGGGATTTGCTAAAGGCCAGCTACAACACGGCGCCCTCGTCCTCAACATCTGCATTAGGGAGCAGTAAATCTTCTCATTCAGTAGTCAATCGCAATGGCTTCCAGGTGAGCATGAACGTGAAACAATTCGCAGCCGCCGAGCTTAGTGTTAAGACCATTGATAATTGCATTGTGGTCGAGGGCCAGCACGATGAAAAGGAGGATGGTCATGGCGTTATCTCGCGTCATTTCATACGCAAATATATACTGCCCAAAGGCTATGATCCGGTCGATGTCCATTCTACACTATCTTCGGATGGAATTTTAACTGTAAAGGCTTCGCCGCCGCCCCCACCAGTGGTTAAGGGCGGGGGTGAACGCATTGTCGATATACAGCAGACAAAATCTGTAGAGCAGGTGGTAGCTTCCACTATTCCTGCACCAACTCCCACTCTCACTTCTACAACAGCTGCAACAGCTTCCATTGCAGCTGCGTCCGAGCCAAAGCCGAAGAATATCGTCGCTCCGGTACTAGAGAGCAACGGGAACGCCATTGAGAAAGGGTTGGAATCTGCCAATGCAATGGGAAACGACGCTGCAGACGAATTTAAGGCTGCCACTAAAGAGACTGAGGAAGCTGCAGTGGTGGAAACTACTTCCACCACAATTTCCAATGCCAAAAATGGCGATTTCGAGAAGAAACTAGAGACTGTGTCCATGAATATGGAGGTTGAGGCTGCCGTGGAAGCAGTCAAGGAAGCAGTTTCGTCTGAAGACACGCCCACATCTAACCCCATACCCACTCTAAAACCAACCCCGATTTCTACCCCTTCTCCAATTACTGTTGAGCCGGATTCCAATGCCAACAATGTGGAGGTCAGCTCCAACAATGGAAACACCAATACTAAGGATGCCCAGGATGCGGCGAAGGACACGGCCAAGGCAGACGAAGCTGCTTCTAATCCAGTTCCGTCTCCAGAAACACTAGAAAAGCCTCTCCTCAAGGGGGCCGAGGAATTAGCTGCCCAAGATGCAGCAATACTTCTGGCCAAGAACAATCCGGTGGCGACTACAGCTGGCGAAAATGGGTCGAAACCAGAGGAATTGACCAAGTGA